Genomic segment of Panicum virgatum strain AP13 chromosome 9N, P.virgatum_v5, whole genome shotgun sequence:
GTTAGAATATTTTGCAGATGATTTGCACTTCGATCATCAATTTTTAGAAGTAGCAGTGAGTCATCCGCAAACAAAAGGTGGTTGATGCTCGGTGCCTATTGACAGATTTTGACGCCTGATAAAGACCCATTTGCTTCAGCTGCATTCAGTAAGGCAGAAAAACCCTCAGCACAAACCAGGAACAGATAAGGAGAGAGTGGGTCTCCTTGTCGCAAACCACGGCCTGGTAAAATCTCCTGGGTAAGTTCACCATTTACCTTGATACGATAAGAGACTGTGGTAACACATTTCATTATAATATCCACCCATCTCCTTGCGAAGCccattttcatcatcattttctCCAAAAAAGACCACTCTACTCGGTCATAATCCTTGCTCATGTCTAGTTTCACAGCAGCATAGTCATCCGCGCCATATCTTTTTGTTTGCGGGAAATGGGTGATTTCATAGGCAAGAGCCCAACTAGCTAGCTAGACGAGTtcctctaatggatttgaataGTTTTGGTTTATTAGGGAAACGGCAAGTAACGTCTGTATAAAAGGAAGGGTGGAGGATATTTCATTGTCGTTTGGCACCACCGCCATCTATAGGTTAGAATACGGATGAGAATTGTCTCGTCGAAACTCGAAAGCCACTACGTTTTCACGAGCTTCTAAAAGATTGCGGCGATCAGGCGTTGGGTCTTCTTTGCCGCCTTGTGTTTCTCTTCGTACAAGGGTTGCAGTGAAAACCGTTGCTGCCACCGCCTCCATCAGTCAGTCATAAATATACAAGGTGCTAACACATGTCATAAAATGTTCCACCCCTCTCTACGTGTACACACAGTTGAACTGTTGAAGCACTATTGATATTGTTACAAGGTTTGCTgagcatatatatacatattacACGTACTGATAACAATGAGATAAAATTATGTTGGATCATACCTTTGTTTCCATTACACTAAGTgtttaatactccctccgttccaaaatgtagattgttttgacttttctagattcatatattttgctatgtacctagacatatgttatatttagatgcatagcaaacactatgaatctagaaaagccaaaacgacctacattttggaatggagggaataATAATGATCCATGAGTCTGCATAATTTTTCTAGCTGTTCGGTGGAAAAAAATTCGTTTATTGCTAGCATATTGTTCCCATAAGCCTTATCAAACCATCTCGCAATAGCATGTTTTTTTTCCTAAGAAAGTGATACATAATTTATGACTTTCGAAATTATATATTAGGAGTCATCCAAAATCCAAATAGGTGCCTAGATCACTGCAGGACCTCTAGCTCCCATATAGTCGAGGAACTCCACtggaagaggagagagaaggggtgTATATATGGaataagaaaaaaacaaaaatgatGTGAATGTGGAGTAAGAGGCGGAAGAAGGATAGAGCCAGTGGCGGAGCTGGGATTTAAATTGAGGGGGGctcattttcctttcttcttcctccctctttcctttttcttcttcttcctcctcctttcttcttcctctttttcactCATGCTTGAAAAATGTTGGGAGCTCCATGAGTTCTATGGGAGTAGGGGGGCTAGAGCACCCCCAGCAccccctggctccgccactggatAGAGCCACCTATAAACATGTAACATGTTATGTATCCTCTATGTATTTGGCTAGAGGTTGAATATGGAAACATATTACCAAGTTCTCATTACACTATCTAAAGTTCTTAACTAGAATACTCTTGTCACAATGAAGCTCTAATAACTAAAATATTGTAacttaacaaaaaaaatataatatttgaATAGGAAATATTTACAAGCTAATTATTGCAAGTTTGGAAAACCCCACGTGTGCAACTGTATATGATTAACACCATCTTCATGGCTATCGATTTCTCAACACCAGTATGGTGTGGTCCAAGGAGGCCAGCAGTTTAGCACAGTACTATGTTCGATGTTCACCGGAGGACTGGGCGAGTAGTAGGTGAACCCAGTCCATAGAGAACCCGGTCCACCGAGCGAAAACAGAAAGGCGTGGGGATTGCTTATAAAAGCCAAGGCATCACATCCGTGCCGCAGCTTTGCTCGCTTTAATCCTGCCCCTTTATCCACCGCCACCTAATTCCAACAAATTTCGATCtccatcgatcgatcgatccctCCCGAACCCGACCCCCATGgcctccgacgccgccgccgccgagccctccTCCGGCGACACCCAGCGTCCCCCGCGCTACGCCATCGGGTACGCGCTCGCGCCGAAGAAGCAGCAGAGCTTCATCCAGCCGTCGCTGgtggcccgcgcggcggcgcggggcatgGACCTCGTCCCCGTGGATGCGGCGCGGCCCCTGGCGGAGCAGGGCCCCTTCCACCTCCTCATCCACAAGCTCTACGGCGACGGCTGGCGCGCCCAGCTCGAGGCCTTCGCCgcgcgccacccggccgtgccCGTCGTCGACCCGCCCCACGCCATCGACCGCCTCCACAACCGCATCTCCATGCTCCAGGTCGTCTCCGAGCTCGACCACGCCGCCGACAAGGACCGCACCTTCGGCATCCCCAGCCAGGTCGTCGTCtacgacgccgccgcgctcgccgactCCGGCCTCCTGGCCGCGCTCCGCTTCCCGCTCATCGCCAAGCCCCTCGTCGCCGACGGCACCGCCAAGTCCCACAAGATGTCCCTCGTCTACCACCGCGAGGGGCTCGCCAAGCTCCGCCCGCCGCTCGTGCTCCAGGAGTTCGTCAACCACGGCGGCGTCATCTTCAAGGTCTACGTCGTCGGCGGCCACGTCACCTGCGTCAAGCGCCGCAGCCTGCCAGACGTGTCCCCCGGGGACGACGCGTCCGCCGAGGGATCCGTCTCCTTCTCTCAGGTCTCCAACCTCCCCAACGAGCGCACCGCGGAGGAGTACTACGGCGAAAAGAGCCTCGAGGACGCCGTCGTGCCGCCCGCCGCATTCGTCAACCAGATCGCGGgtggcctccgccgcgcgcttGGCCTACAACTCTTCAACTTCGACATGATCCGGGACGTCCGCGCCACCGGTGACCACTATCTCGTCATTGACATCAACTACTTCCCGGGCTACGCCAAGATGCCGGGATATGAGACTGTCCTTACTGATTTTTTCTGGGAGATGGTATGTAAGGAGGATGATGTGGTCcaggaggagaaggggagaaACCATGTCTCGGTGAAATAAGACGATGGTTTGATTGCAAAACTGCAAGTGTCTTGGGAATGCTGCTGGTTCTGGATGCAGAATTTGATGAGGGGATTTAGTTGGGTTTCAACCGGCAGCATGTGGAGGACCTGCGCCGTGCTGTGTAAATCCTTTCTCCTAACTCTTTCCATACCAGTTGTTTAGGTATCTTGCTGTTTTTTCTTGGGAAGTCTGTTCATCTAGTTTAGTCTGTCAGAACAAAAGAGAGGGACATAACTCAATCCGGAATTCTAATGAGAAATGTGCTCTCCATATGCAAGCCTTCTGTTCTTGAGCAATGGATGAATAGCAATCCAATGTCAGTATCCATTCCTGCAGCTCAAAAAATGCAGGGGTAGCTTCTTTAATCAAACCCAATTGCCTTGTGCTTTCTGTGCCTAACTGGAAATTTGAAACTACTTTTGTTAGTTAAAAGCAAGAATCTAGAGAATGCATCAGTATCATTCACGATCAAATGCCAACCCATGTTGTGCCTATCCCAATCCTAGTGGTACTGCAGTGGCGTGTGGTGATTATTTCTCATTATATAGTGGATCACCATGCATCTGTTTGTCCTTTTGATGCTACCGTCTTATTTGCATGTGGAATCACGGTAGAAACTCTTTGTTATGGCACCGGTTCATCAACAGCTATTGTTATATGCCCACAAGGTTGAATGTGTGGCAAAAGAATTACCTGTGCCACTTGTTGATTTTTTGTTGATAGATTTGGTCATAGACCAGAGAAAAATAGTATATCAATTCACAAGAATTAACAGAGTGCACTTGCGCCAGTTGTTTGAGTGTTTACCTCTTTTGAAATCTTGGCCTATCAGCATGGGGTATTACTCGTTATGGTGCAAAAAGTTGTATAGCAACAATCCGTGCCTTTTTAGTCCTTCATAATACAGATTGTTTCAAGTTGGTATGTGTTCCTATTTTTCTTATCCGTATTTTGTCGACATAAGCTGATTGATGCACACATCATTCCTTAATATTCTGGCAAGTTTCATGTTCATATTTTCTTTATGGGGTGTGGTTGGAGTTGAAAAATAGTATTTTTGCAAGGATTAATAGTTGGGAAGGATTTAGCAGCCACATTACGTCATTGATATCTTCTGTTAGTTCCTTGAATCAATTGCAGCAGTAGTAGTgagcaaaataaaaaattctagaCTGCCTAAATGGTACTGCGACTTTTTGTTCGTTTTGCATTCTAAGTGTATTGTAATGTAGAAATTAATAATAGGCCTTGAGAATCCTATTTTTTACTGGAGGGCTGCAATATTAACATTCCTGGAGTTATTAGGATTTTGGACTCCGAACATATGAGCTTCATTTAGGGGACTGTCATCAAATATGATATTAACAAGCTAACATCTAGTTTACCATCCTTGTGAACTACAGTTTACCATCTCTAGTTTGTAATCTTCTTGTGTTCCTTATCACCTCATCTTTCTATCTTATTTCTGGACCTAAGTCCATTCCTGCTAGTTGAATAAAAAATCGTAGGGTGAATTTTTACATTCCATTTTCAGAGCCATGAATTGGATTGCACAGTGACAGTAGTCACTCTTTCCAGTTCTAAGCAATGGGGAAAAACATTAGGAAATGGCCTTGCTTGTATGTTGCTGCGAATGGTCCAAACAAATTACTTGCAAACTCGGCAATTTATCATGCTAGTGCCCCTGCCATAAAACTGGATCCCTATATGTTGGTGAGGAGAATGCATCTGGATTTAGTTGTGTCAAACTTGGCACCAGTTAACTCACATTATACAGTATACTCTAGGATGCAATTTCACGAGCCTTGTTCCCCTGGATGGCTGAATATCAGTTACTTCTCTGTTTCCAGCAGTTTAGCCGCCTGGCTGTCTCAGTTCTGCTTTGGATATGGTAATATGCAGATTATGTTTAGTCAGTACCTGTCTCAGATCAATGGTCTTTGCTGACATTGGGATGGATCCTCCATTGCTGATGTGTTACTACTTCTCTATAAagtttttggattttttttattatgcaCAGTACTGCGTATCAACATGTCTTAATTTACAGAACAGAAAGCAATACCTCTGTGGAAGTTGGTGCTTTCTGGAGTTCCATTTTCAGCTGAGTTTCGAATGTGAGAAATTGAGTCTAGGCCGATGAGTTGTCCTAGATATAGGTGGTTTCAGGTGGTGACCTGAGATCCGAATACATCTGTAACAAACCGATATCGGTCGTCAGCCTCCTCTTGTGGCAGTGGTGGTTGGAAAGAAACAGGGTACGGGAGGGAGAAAGAACGAGACTGGCAGATGACTTGGCGTTTATCAGTAGCCAAAATGCTCATGAATACCTAAACATTTCAGCACAGGAGGTgggtagggatgaaaacggtcggaattGGTATCATAATACGGAAAATGCTGATGGTCAGTATGTAATTTTCCTATATTTATGAAACTAACAAAATCAAATACAGTGTCGGTTGGTACGGGGCCGTCCCACTTTCATCCGTAAAGGTGGGAGGTGCGAGGGAGAAGGAACATTGGTGCTGACCGGCCGATAGGGGATCAGCTGAAGATCAACTGTGATGTGTGATGGGGCATATCATCCTACGTCGGGTGACGGAGGTTGGGGGATGATGCTGGTGAAGTGGCTCGAGCAGGTGCATGGAGGAGTTCATGCCTTCTTGATGCTTTTCATGCGGAAGTAACAGCATGCTGTGAAGGAGTCAGGGTGGCAGCAGAATGTGGGATGGGGAATGCGGTGATCGAGACAGACTCGATGATGTTGAAACAAGCTCTTCAATCGGATGACTTCCGCCTGGCAGCAACGGGAGGCTTGATCTACGAACTGAAGATGCTTTTTCATTTCTGTAACTGTGCTTCAAATGTGCCCACGGCACGGGACAGTACGCCGCCAGGTGTGGAGATGATGGTGGCCAGCGATCTCGCTGCGTCGTTACGTTAATGGAAAGTACTTTAACACTAAAAAAcatttcttttctgttttaccCCTGTTGGTTGTCTTGCCAGTAGTAAATAGCAATGTCGCTGGATTGATATGCATATGCCTTATTACGTTTAATTGGTTTGGCGGCTATGGGCATCTCTCGACTGCTCTCGGTGCATAGTTCGCTCTCTCTGTTGCTTTCGGTGCATAGTTCGCTTTCTGTTGGCGGCTATGGGCATTTCTTTTCTCAGTTTGTTTCGTACTCTAGAGCGGTTTGCTAGCGCCCCAGGCTCTCAGCTTGCCGCGAGCAGTGCGCTGCAGACAGGTTTCCATGAAATTCTGAGCATCCTGAATTTATGAAAAGGTTTGCCTCCCTTGCCCGCGGAGCTCGATATCTCTGCGACCTAGCTGCCTTTCCTTTTCCACCCAGATCAGAGGATAATGCTCTTTGTGATGCCTAGAGCATTTCTAACGGACTACCAATAATAGTGCTCCCCTGTAACTTGTTTTATGGATTTTTGAGGGCCCCTGCTGCTGCAGTCATTCTCAAACAACTTTGGAAATGTACAATGACTGATCTGATCTAGATCATTGTTGCACAAATCTTTAGAGAAGGCAGTAAAAGAAAGAAATAGCGCCGGGCGCTTGTGTTCGGGTTCATATGAACGGGCTCACCGGCACACATTATACCACTTCTCCGTTTCCCAAAATAATCACACCAGATAGATCGTCATGCATTTCCCCTTTCAAAGTCACTACATCGCGCGATGCATGCGTGGGTGCCTAGTAGCAAGTATCAACCAATATGCAACCTCCTGATCTTCTTCCAAATGCAACCATTTATTCATGATAAACCAAGTGATTGCATTTTCCTTGTGTGGTGGGTGCGGAAGCGCACGGGAGACAGCTCGCCTGACGAGCCGTCGTCGAGCccaagagacggagaagttgctttTTGCCGTGCATGTACCGAGGATTCAGATGATACAGCTCTATTAAGATGATCCAGCTCTACTGATCTCTTCACAATTCTTAGTGATCTCTTCATAATCTAACttaatttttatatatttttaacttaaaattatataagattggAGCCTGATTCTTAAATTATCTAAGCTAAATTTTAACATCCTTCACCACCCCTATGCACGATTGGCTTGTCCAGTTTTGTGCCGGACTCGTTTGTGTAATTTGGGTGGAAGTTTAAGATTTAGAACGATTTTAGAGAACGGGGTGGATCCCACcaaattcattcattcagaagCTTTTTGCAAGCTCAAAAAACAATAGGTCGAGCATAGTTTTACTACAAATCAGGTTTCCAGCATAGATCAGGGGTGTTTGATTCCTAGCCACACTATGCCACTTCTAACCTTAGGTAAGTTTGATTAAGTTGGTAGGTGTTTGGTTGGTAATCAAGGTTAAGCAAGATTCTTTTAGGCTTTATATGCCATAGGCGAGAAAAAGTGTGGTAAAATTTCCTTAGGTAAGAAAAAGTGTGTCGATTAAATTCTTTGTCACTCTTTGTCACAGCTGCTACATTTAAGTGTGGTAAAATGTGAGTTTTTTCAGACggtttttcataaaaaaaaatagGTAATTTGCACCTCCAGATCTTTTCTTCAAGTAGCAGGCGAGGCGGGAACGGTGGCAACACCTCGAACATGATATCGTGTCTGTACTTCCATCGAGGAAGTGACTGTAGTAATTGTGCCAAATGTTGTGGCCTTCGGCACCAGATGATAAAAGCACTTTGTTTTGCTCCAATATCCCATCTAAACTTGTGGAAAAACCTATGATTGCTTCATGTTTGCAATCATGCGTGCCACAACATCACGAAAGTTTAAAGTTTATATCACACTGATAACTACTGCGGCCATGGAAATGGGCGTAGCAGAGACATCCGCCCTGCAACCATTTCTGTTTCCAAACCTTGTATGCATGATTTGTTCTACAGCTTCATGCTTTTTACAGCTATAAACACACCAATTGATCATCCATTTCCCCTGACAGTCGCAACATCGCGATGCATGTATGAGTGGACAGCAGCAAGTACTAAGATCTTGTTTAGTCtgcgattttttttgaattttagcACTGTAGCACtgtcgttgttatttgacaattaatgtctaataataaattaattaggtttaaaagatctGTTTCATCGTTTATagttaaattatgtaattaattattttttcaactatatttgatgctccatgtatgtgttcaaatattcgatgtgattgATATTGTAGGATAACTTTTGGGAACCTAAACCATTCACGATCCACTTTTGCAGGGGACATGTGGCGTGAAGTTGCCTTTGACTAGCTCGAATTTAAAGGAGCACAAAATCCATCAGCAATGTAGTACGGTACACTACTCTAGGATTATCCACCTCATATAAGAGATAGCAAAAAGATTACCTCTTCATTAATTTATCTTATATTACATTGTTCAAAGCATGTTGGGTCCGCAACCTCACTCTCATTAATAAAGTGGGATGCCCACTTTTTCGCTTTGTGATCCGCACCCGTCGTACTTTATTTTTATCCTTAAAAATATATTCAATTTTGATCATCAAAATTCTTTTCTCTATACCCAGTTCTTCCGTACCCATTATACTCTATATCACatcctctataccaactactgCTGCTGGGACCCACGCATCagattttttattctttttcttcctcctcctctcttctccacTCACCCCATCCCCCAGTCCCCACCGGCCACACTGTGCACATCTAGAGGTGTCAATTGGTGACCTTTATGTgtccctccaaccctctttagtttaaaattttgtactagtttTTCAAATTGAGATCTCATTTTGAAGAGTTAGAATAAAATTTTAAACTGAATAGGTGCACCTGAGGGTCTCCAATTTGCACCTCTACGCacatcctccctcctccctcaccgtgccagccctcctccctcctcgttCCTTCCCTCCCTCGCCGGATCTGCACGAGTCCATGGCGGTGGCCGGATGCGTGCGGCCCTCGTCCCTCGTcgcgccggccctcctccatCCCGCTCCCCCACCGTGCCAGCCCTCCTCCCACCCCCTCCCTCACCGGATCCACatggggccatggcggcggagaAGGCGGAGGCCCACGTGTGGCCATTGTGGCAACGAAGGTGGTGGGTCCATGGTGGCTGCGGCAAGTTCCGCACGGGGCCATGGTGATtcgtccctcctcctcccccgccggcacacccctcctcgcggcggcggccctccttGTGGCGGCGGA
This window contains:
- the LOC120692366 gene encoding inositol-tetrakisphosphate 1-kinase 1-like; the encoded protein is MASDAAAAEPSSGDTQRPPRYAIGYALAPKKQQSFIQPSLVARAAARGMDLVPVDAARPLAEQGPFHLLIHKLYGDGWRAQLEAFAARHPAVPVVDPPHAIDRLHNRISMLQVVSELDHAADKDRTFGIPSQVVVYDAAALADSGLLAALRFPLIAKPLVADGTAKSHKMSLVYHREGLAKLRPPLVLQEFVNHGGVIFKVYVVGGHVTCVKRRSLPDVSPGDDASAEGSVSFSQVSNLPNERTAEEYYGEKSLEDAVVPPAAFVNQIAGGLRRALGLQLFNFDMIRDVRATGDHYLVIDINYFPGYAKMPGYETVLTDFFWEMVCKEDDVVQEEKGRNHVSVK